In one Oryzias latipes chromosome 13, ASM223467v1 genomic region, the following are encoded:
- the LOC101168137 gene encoding rho GTPase-activating protein 32, which yields METGCVVAAVIENAASGPQGEPGSSDVLEGDRLPSVDLEMSNALLPATSSTPLEERQPLETSNAMVRTDDITELPAEPLLRSCVSTASMKVKNMKKLTFPRGHFPRLAECAHFHYETVDFGNVQLTFAEEQNEGPKVGLDSKELILLIQITCQGRSWLVRRSYEDFRVLDKHLHLCIYDRRYSQLTELPRQSTLTDTSELVAAMLAAYLSRFSAIADNKINCGPVLTWMEIDNKGNHLLVSEEASINVPAIAAAHVTKRYTAQATDELTFEVGDIVSVIDMPPKEDTGWWRGKHGFQVGFFPSDCVELINEKIPSSVQSTIPKPVFKKHGKLVTFLRSFMKSRPPPQKLRQRGILRERVFGCDLGEHLHNCEHEVPQVVKSCAEFIEKNGVVDGIYRLSGISSNIQKLRHEFDSEQIPDLSRDVFKQDIHSVGSLCKLYFRELPNPLLTYQLYDRFSEAVSAATDEERLVKIHNVIQQLPPPHYRTLEFLMRHLSRLATFSGITNMHTKNLAIVWAPNLLRSRQIESACFSGTAAFMEVRIQSVVVEFILNNTESLFSAKLNTIIRESTGKSTLSRPKSLMVCSPSTKLLSLEEAQARTQAQLGSPATTPCLTHSDYIEVGEGPEALLGKFHTVIELPVESTKRLPAKAKKSPVGNWLSFFHLGKSHSVSKRKLKRHPSEPNEIKSIALPGGRGHSGTLRSTKSEESLTSLQNLKGDRSSYRPLRPRSTSGAISPVSREDLHKTRRKDDIENPQLNEEQSDEDQTCTAGVSPPNMEDDLDLSPPATGISFLDFDPMSFQCSPQSVTPALQRNKDGSKWRRNAGCSNESEPVSSPNNLGSPHSPDVSPVLGKDKTKPPVADGKESRVSFQRCSPHSSASQMSAMTDISQSAQNLPDPGTDRLMSSVSVLPPHPPLTSAARKLALALAESAQKAASGPQRKSNTPLHLIQRQEVHHPPRPSVLDVKGCPQEYCFPRKSPFSSWQSPSEVGCGPDPAHFQRLHLRSEPLNVSDSQESTCNFTPNVSPLGSGSFDEGSTEGREQRDDKESEEVTHGKHAYHSVGVSTPCQPVCPAWSPSASPIYANTDSVDAFNFRAVLAESSMPASIEEVFPRQLQTPSSHLYCLEGDRVLDVLTHHVDDAYSKHRPHLYHLPNYSG from the exons ATGGAGACTGGATGTGTGGTTGCCGCGGTGATTGAGAATGCTGCCTCAGGACCCCAGGGAGAACCAGGAAGTAGTGACGTCCTTGAAGG AGATAGGCTCCCATCTGTGGACTTAGAGATGAGCAATGCCTTACTTCCAGCTACCAGCAGCACTCCTCTAGAAGAGAGGCAGCCACTAGAAACATCCAATGCCATG GTGAGGACTGATGACATCACCGAGCTCCCCGCAGAGCCGCTCCTGCGCTCCTGCGTCAGTACAGCAAGCATGAAGGTCAAGAACATGAAGAA GTTAACGTTCCCCAGAGGTCACTTCCCCAGGTTGGCAGAGTGCGCCCACTTCCACTATGAAACTGTTGATTTTGGCAACGTTCAG CTGACCTTTGCAGAGGAGCAGAATGAAGGGCCAAAGGTTGGTCTGGACTCCAAAGAACTAATCCTTCTGATCCAGATCACTTGTCAG GGGCGAAGCTGGTTGGTAAGGAGATCTTATGAAGACTTCCGGGTGCTCGACAAACACCTCCACTTGTGCATCTATGACCGCCGTTACTCCCAGCTCACTGAACTTCCACGTCAAAGCACACTGACTGACACCTCTGAG TTGGTTGCAGCAATGTTGGCAGCCTACCTGTCGCGTTTTTCTGCCATCGCAGACAACAAGATCAACTGTGGTCCAGTGCTGACATGGATGGAG ATTGACAACAAGGGGAACCATCTGTTGGTGTCGGAAGAAGCATCGATCAACGTCCCCGCCATCGCAGCCGCCCACGTCACAAAACGCTACACAGCGCAGGCGACAGACGAGTTAACCTTCGAG GTGGGGGACATTGTGTCAGTCATCGACATGCCTCCTAAGGAAGACACGGGCTGGTGGAGAGGGAAACATGGCTTTCAG gtTGGTTTCTTCCCCAGTGATTGCGTTGAGCTCATAAATGAGAAGATCCCCTCTAGTGTTCAGAGCACCATCCCGAAACCAG TGTTTAAGAAACACGGGAAGCTCGTAACCTTTCTGAGGTCTTTCATGAAGTCTCGGCCGCCGCCACAAAAGCTCCGGCAACGTGGCATCCTCCGAGAGCGGGTGTTTGGCTGTGACCTCGGGGAGCATCTCCACAACTGTGAACATGAAG TCCCACAGGTGGTCAAGAGTTGTGCCGAGTTCATTGAGAAGAACGGAGTGGTGGATGGAATCTACAGACTCTCAGGGATTTCCTCCAACATTCAAAAACTGAG GCATGAATTTGACTCGGAGCAGATCCCAGACCTGAGCAGGGATGTGTTCAAGCAGGACATCCATTCAGTGGGATCCCTGTGCAAGCTGTACTTCAGAGAGCTGCCTAACCCTCTGCTCACCTACCAGCTCTACGACAGGTTCTCA gaagctgtgtctgcagcaacGGATGAGGAGAGGTTGGTGAAAATCCACAATGTCATCCAGCAGCTGCCTCCTCCACATTACAG GACACTGGAATTCCTCATGAGGCACCTCTCCCGTCTGGCTACGTTCAGCGGCATCACTAACATGCACACCAAAAACCTGGCCATCGTTTGGGCCCCAAACCTGCTCAG GTCCAGACAGATAGAGTCGGCCTGTTTTAGTGGCACAGCTGCGTTCATGGAAGTGCGCATCCAGTCTGTGGTGGTGGAGTTTATCCTCAACAACACAGAGAGCCTGTTTAGCGCCAAACTCAACACCATCATTAGAGAAAGCACTG GTAAAAGCACCTTATCCAGACCAAAGTCCCTGATGGTTTGCTCCCCTTCCACCAAGCTGTTGTCTTTGGAGGAAGCCCAGGCTCGTACCCAAGCACAGCTTGGTTCGCCGGCTACCACGCCCTGCCTCACCCACAGTGACTACATTGAGGTCGGGGAGGGGCCTGAAGCTCTCCTCGGCAAGTTCCACACAGTCATCGAGCTCCCAGTGGAGAG CACTAAGCGGCTTCCTGCCAAGGCTAAAAAATCTCCTGTGGGGAACTGGCTCTCTTTTTTCCACCTGGGCAAGTCACACTCTGTGTCCAAGCGTAAACTGAAGCGACACCCCAGTGAACCAAATGAGATAAAGAGCATTGCACTGCCAG GTGGAAGAGGACACAGCGGCACATTGCGCTCTACGAAAAGTGAAGAATCTCTCACTTCtttacaaaatttaaaag GGGATCGCTCGAGTTACCGCCCTCTCCGACCTCGTTCAACAAGTGGGGCCATTTCTCCAGTCAGCAGAGAAGACCTGCACAAGACCAGGAGAAAAGATGACATTGAAAACCCCCAACTAAATGAGGAGCAAAGCGACGAAGATCAAACCTGCACTGCAGgtgtttctcctccaaacatggAAGACGATCTGGATCTTTCCCCGCCAGCTACAGGCATTTCTTTCCTAGACTTTGACCCCATGAGTTTTCAGTGCAGTCCTCAGTCAGTAACGCCTGCTCTGCAACGCAACAAAGATGGGAGTaaatggaggagaaatgcagGATGTTCCAATGAGTCTGAGCCTGTCTCCTCTCCAAACAACCTCGGTAGCCCGCACTCTCCAGATGTCAGCCCTGTTCTTGGTAAAG ATAAGACTAAGCCTCCAGTGGCAGATGGAAAAGAGTCCAGAGTGTCCTTTCAGCGGTGCAGCCCACACAGCTCTGCAAGTCAGATGTCAGCCATGACAGACATCAGTCAGTCTGCACAGAACCTGCCCGATCCAG GAACAGATAGACTTATGAGTTCAGTTTCtgttcttcctcctcatcctcctttgACGAGTGCTGCACGCAAGTTGGCCTTGGCCCTGGCTGAATCTGCCCAGAAGGCCGCCAGTGGCCCCCAAAGAAAGAGCAACACCCCGCTGCATCTTATCCAGAGACAGGAGGTGCATCACCCGCCTAGACCCTCAGTTCTGGACGTCAAAGGGTGTCCCCAGGAGTACTGCTTCCCTCGCAAGTCCCCCTTTTCCTCATGGCAAAGCCCTTCGGAAGTGGGCTGCGGCCCTGACCCTGCTCATTTTCAGCGTTTGCACCTTCGTTCAGAGCCGCTAAACGTCAGTGACAGTCAGGAAAGCACATGTAATTTCACTCCTAATGTCAGTCCTCTTGGATCAGGGAGCTTCGATGAAGGGAGCACAGAGGGAAGGGAACAGAGAGACGACAAAGAGTCGGAAGAAGTCACACATGGCAAGCACGCGTATCACAGTGTTGGAGTTTCAACACCCTGTCAGCCCGTCTGCCCAGCCTGGAGCCCGTCAGCTTCTCCTATATACGCCAACACTGACTCTGTAGATGCTTTTAATTTCCGCGCTGTGCTAGCAGAGTCATCAATGCCAGCCTCCATTGAGGAGGTTTTTCCTCGACAGTTACAAACCCCCTCTTCTCATCTTTACTGCTTGGAAGGAGACAGAGTTCTGGATGTCTTAACCCATCATGTAGATGATGCCTACAGTAAGCATCGACCACATCTTTATCACTTGCCAAACTATTCAGGA